A genomic window from Streptomyces brevispora includes:
- a CDS encoding bifunctional DNA primase/polymerase: MTAWLPDETTLHHGDGPYREADVFAVLREHAGSQTAQVTAAGAAWLASATAYPRSALSQWESHPSAPGVLPCGSAFDVVNVPTLFGRRMLEHLWADGPGSGPVATHRGRMLLFASPGTAQRLPSLLDWEEWGSGPASRPERDPLRQDGSGRKVPPLLCHGTGDAVTVPPLTCGPSASGPRWLVAPDTRSPWLPGPDVLLWACVRVARSVPSSGPRISIFPPADQGAKVYDVSRRR, encoded by the coding sequence ATGACCGCATGGCTGCCAGACGAAACGACCCTGCATCACGGCGACGGCCCCTACCGGGAGGCCGACGTCTTCGCCGTCCTGCGCGAGCACGCCGGGAGCCAGACGGCTCAGGTGACCGCCGCCGGCGCCGCCTGGCTGGCCAGCGCCACGGCGTATCCGCGCAGCGCCCTGTCCCAGTGGGAGTCGCACCCGTCCGCTCCCGGGGTCCTGCCGTGCGGTTCGGCCTTCGACGTGGTGAACGTGCCCACGCTCTTCGGGCGCCGGATGCTCGAACACCTCTGGGCGGACGGTCCGGGCTCGGGCCCGGTCGCCACGCACCGCGGCCGGATGCTGCTGTTCGCCTCCCCCGGGACCGCCCAGCGACTGCCCTCGCTGCTGGACTGGGAGGAGTGGGGCAGCGGTCCGGCGTCCCGGCCGGAACGGGACCCGTTGCGGCAGGACGGCAGCGGCCGGAAGGTGCCCCCGCTGCTCTGTCACGGCACCGGGGACGCGGTGACCGTGCCGCCCCTGACCTGCGGACCGAGCGCTTCCGGCCCCCGCTGGCTGGTCGCCCCCGACACCCGCAGCCCCTGGCTGCCGGGGCCCGACGTACTGCTGTGGGCATGTGTGCGAGTGGCCCGGTCGGTGCCCTCGTCGGGGCCCCGGATTTCGATTTTTCCTCCCGCCGATCAGGGTGCTAAGGTCTACGACGTCAGCAGGCGCCGCTAG
- a CDS encoding M6 family metalloprotease domain-containing protein produces MPRQHGPGGVVKPSPRAVTAGLVSLLAVVATSLVAGPAVAATGAADACALPRTHVHHSLGLDEWNSAYPRPDHPLDAVMIFLSFPDAKPVTTPAELTSDYFPATTRFFQRASYGKFTLRPHPLRRWIRMPKPSVWYGIKRDWSNERRSAYLRDAIKVADPEVDFSKYDIVYLLADPDAPGIDSDATKVVNFDRPLHADGTDIGRVVTVFEQHPPDHNVLAHETGHVFDLPDLYHRPSDGKGDWDTFVGDWDVMGSQFGLAPDLFGWHKWKLGWLDDRQVTCVQSSRVVTLEPMAAVPVPGASIGTRLAVIRTGEGSAVAIEARSATGNDRTTCGEGVLLYRIRNETPSGGGPVDVIDTHPSTAACWDRSVYPPLADAPLRVGETFTVPGGHAAIEVADRTPSGAWTVRITTGK; encoded by the coding sequence GTGCCGCGTCAGCACGGACCCGGAGGGGTGGTGAAGCCGAGTCCGCGCGCCGTGACGGCCGGCCTGGTCTCCCTGCTGGCGGTCGTCGCCACGTCCCTCGTCGCGGGACCTGCCGTGGCCGCCACCGGTGCGGCCGACGCCTGTGCGCTGCCCCGGACCCACGTGCACCACTCGCTCGGCCTGGACGAGTGGAACAGCGCCTACCCGCGCCCCGACCATCCGCTCGACGCGGTCATGATCTTCCTCTCGTTCCCGGACGCCAAGCCCGTCACCACCCCCGCCGAGCTCACCTCGGACTATTTCCCCGCCACCACCCGGTTCTTCCAGCGCGCCTCGTACGGAAAGTTCACCCTGCGCCCGCATCCGCTGCGGCGGTGGATCCGGATGCCCAAGCCGTCCGTCTGGTACGGCATAAAGCGTGACTGGTCCAACGAACGGCGCAGCGCCTACCTGCGCGACGCGATCAAAGTGGCCGACCCCGAGGTGGACTTCTCGAAGTACGACATCGTCTACCTCCTCGCCGACCCCGACGCCCCCGGCATCGACTCGGACGCCACCAAGGTCGTCAACTTCGACCGGCCGCTGCACGCCGACGGTACGGACATCGGGCGCGTCGTCACCGTTTTCGAACAGCACCCGCCGGACCACAACGTGCTGGCCCATGAGACCGGACATGTATTCGACCTGCCCGACCTCTACCACCGGCCCTCGGACGGCAAGGGCGACTGGGACACCTTTGTGGGTGACTGGGACGTGATGGGCAGTCAGTTCGGACTCGCGCCGGATCTCTTCGGCTGGCACAAGTGGAAGCTGGGCTGGCTGGACGACCGGCAGGTGACCTGCGTCCAGAGCAGCCGGGTCGTCACCCTGGAGCCGATGGCGGCCGTCCCCGTGCCCGGGGCGTCCATCGGGACCCGGCTCGCGGTGATCAGGACGGGCGAGGGCAGCGCCGTGGCGATCGAGGCCCGCAGCGCCACCGGCAACGACCGGACGACGTGCGGCGAGGGCGTGCTGCTCTACCGGATTCGTAACGAGACCCCGTCGGGCGGTGGACCGGTCGATGTCATCGACACCCACCCCAGCACGGCCGCCTGCTGGGACCGGTCGGTCTACCCGCCGCTCGCGGACGCCCCGCTGCGGGTCGGCGAGACCTTCACCGTGCCCGGCGGACACGCCGCGATCGAGGTCGCCGACCGGACTCCCTCGGGCGCCTGGACGGTCCGGATCACCACCGGAAAGTAG
- a CDS encoding putative bifunctional diguanylate cyclase/phosphodiesterase gives MSATSEGPRPPAGTAPSSPRPSVTERHGPWLGEGNPEDVTEGAAVSGTHDYRAAFRAATLPMAVVDHEGLIVTANEALSALVGIAAAALTAQSASDLVDLAADGRTWHAYREVLHGRRSRFRCTRRLKHPDGRSMWAEITVVPMPATEADGGSDGDSRIGDGDSDDGTRGAADGNRPPGQVLLSVADVSDRRELQKQLRHLQMHDPVTRLPNRTLFFERLSAVLETPPYQDDSFPGRGRIGLCYLDLDGFKAVNDTLGHRIGDRLLAAVAARLTDCAEQEGPHPTGAPLVARLGGDEFAILVEESTGTQQLTDLARTVLAALQKPFDLAGQRLSVSASIGVVERPVAGTSATGLMQAADTTLYWAKADGKARWTVFDPERNAHRMTRQALSSNLRPAVERGEFTIEYQPLVGMADGVVRGVEALVRWNHPQFGMLSPNRFVAIAEEDGSIVQLGRWVLRAACRQARRWQLDHPAEPPLFISVNVAVRQVWDSDLVTDVAEILAETGLDPALLQLELTESAVMGSAGRPLQALQSLSDMGVRIAIDDFGTGYSNLAYLSRLPVSVLKLDGAFVHGFRYEDGTHPSPADETIVEAMVQLAHRLGLTVTAECVETAGQAERLRRIGCDTGQGWLYSRAVAPERIAELLGARALEA, from the coding sequence GTGAGCGCAACCTCCGAAGGGCCGAGGCCCCCGGCGGGCACAGCACCCTCTTCCCCACGACCATCGGTCACGGAGCGTCATGGACCATGGCTTGGGGAGGGCAACCCTGAGGACGTCACCGAGGGAGCGGCCGTCTCCGGGACGCACGACTACCGGGCGGCCTTCCGGGCCGCCACGCTCCCGATGGCCGTCGTCGATCACGAGGGCCTGATCGTCACCGCGAACGAGGCCCTGTCCGCCCTGGTCGGCATCGCCGCCGCGGCGCTCACCGCACAGTCCGCCTCCGATCTGGTCGACCTCGCGGCGGACGGCCGCACCTGGCACGCGTACCGCGAGGTGCTGCACGGCCGGCGCTCCCGCTTCCGCTGCACCCGCAGGCTCAAGCACCCCGACGGGCGCTCCATGTGGGCCGAGATCACCGTCGTACCGATGCCCGCGACGGAGGCGGACGGCGGCAGCGACGGCGACAGTCGTATCGGCGACGGTGACAGCGACGACGGCACGCGGGGCGCGGCCGACGGGAACCGCCCGCCCGGTCAGGTGCTGCTCTCCGTCGCGGACGTCAGTGACCGGCGCGAGCTGCAGAAACAGCTGCGGCATCTCCAGATGCACGACCCGGTGACCCGGCTGCCCAACCGGACGCTGTTCTTCGAGCGGCTTTCGGCCGTCCTGGAGACCCCTCCGTACCAGGACGACTCCTTTCCCGGACGCGGCCGGATCGGGCTCTGCTACCTCGACCTGGACGGCTTCAAGGCCGTCAACGACACCCTGGGCCACCGGATCGGCGACCGGCTGCTCGCCGCCGTCGCCGCCCGGCTCACCGACTGCGCCGAACAGGAGGGCCCGCACCCCACCGGCGCCCCGCTGGTGGCGCGCCTGGGCGGGGACGAGTTCGCGATCCTGGTGGAGGAGTCCACGGGTACGCAGCAGCTGACCGACCTCGCCCGCACCGTGCTCGCCGCACTCCAGAAGCCCTTCGACCTGGCCGGGCAGCGGCTCTCCGTCTCGGCCTCGATCGGCGTGGTGGAACGGCCCGTGGCGGGCACCTCCGCCACGGGTCTCATGCAGGCCGCCGATACGACGCTGTACTGGGCGAAGGCCGACGGCAAGGCCCGCTGGACCGTCTTCGACCCGGAGCGCAACGCCCACCGGATGACCCGCCAGGCCCTCTCGTCCAACCTCCGGCCGGCCGTCGAGCGCGGCGAGTTCACCATCGAGTACCAGCCGCTGGTCGGCATGGCCGACGGGGTCGTACGCGGGGTGGAGGCGCTGGTCCGCTGGAACCACCCGCAGTTCGGCATGCTCTCGCCGAATCGGTTCGTCGCGATCGCCGAGGAGGACGGCTCGATCGTGCAGCTGGGCCGCTGGGTGCTCCGGGCGGCCTGTCGTCAGGCCCGGCGCTGGCAGCTCGACCACCCGGCCGAGCCGCCGCTGTTCATCAGCGTCAACGTCGCGGTCCGCCAGGTCTGGGACTCCGACCTGGTCACCGATGTGGCGGAGATCCTCGCGGAGACCGGCCTGGACCCGGCGCTGTTGCAACTGGAGCTGACCGAGTCCGCGGTGATGGGTTCGGCGGGCCGCCCGCTCCAGGCCCTCCAGTCGCTCAGCGACATGGGCGTCCGGATCGCCATCGACGACTTCGGGACCGGCTACTCCAACCTCGCCTACCTGAGCCGCCTGCCGGTCTCCGTACTGAAGCTGGACGGCGCCTTCGTGCACGGCTTCCGCTACGAGGACGGCACGCATCCCAGCCCCGCCGACGAGACGATCGTCGAGGCCATGGTCCAGCTGGCGCACCGGCTGGGCCTGACCGTCACCGCGGAGTGCGTGGAGACGGCCGGCCAGGCGGAACGGCTGCGCCGGATCGGCTGCGACACCGGGCAGGGCTGGCTCTACTCCCGCGCGGTCGCCCCGGAGCGCATCGCCGAACTGCTCGGCGCCCGCGCGCTGGAGGCCTGA
- a CDS encoding LLM class flavin-dependent oxidoreductase — protein sequence MDDIRGDEIRGKAEGAAPVPLSVLDLVTVGQGRTASQALRTGVEIAQLAERRGFHRYWVAEHHSMPGVASSSPAVILAHTAAHTERIRLGSGGVMLPNHAPLVIAEQFGTLEAMAPGRIDLGLGRAPGTDGATAAALRRSDRLNEGAEDFPQQLAELTRFLDDDFPDGHPYARIHAVPGPVQATSEGGVQSPARPPLWLLGSSGFSARLAGMLGLPFAFAHHFSAQNTIPALELYRESFKPSAVLDAPYALIGVAALAADDEREARRQVLTGALSMLRLRSGRPGLVPTPEEAETYAFTSMEREFIDNWLVNIVHGTADEVRTGLDDLAKRTGADELMITANAHGGDARLHSYGLIADAYGLPGA from the coding sequence GTGGACGACATTCGAGGCGACGAGATCCGTGGCAAGGCGGAGGGAGCAGCACCCGTTCCGCTCTCCGTGCTCGATCTGGTGACCGTGGGCCAGGGCCGCACCGCGAGCCAGGCGCTGCGGACCGGGGTCGAGATCGCACAGCTCGCCGAGCGGCGCGGCTTCCACCGCTACTGGGTCGCCGAGCACCACTCCATGCCCGGTGTCGCCTCCTCCTCACCAGCCGTGATCCTGGCCCACACCGCCGCCCACACCGAACGCATCCGGCTCGGCTCCGGTGGCGTCATGCTGCCCAACCACGCCCCGCTCGTCATCGCCGAACAGTTCGGCACCCTGGAGGCCATGGCCCCCGGCCGCATCGACCTCGGCCTCGGCCGCGCCCCCGGCACCGACGGCGCCACCGCCGCAGCCCTGCGCCGCTCCGACCGGCTGAACGAGGGCGCCGAAGACTTCCCGCAGCAGCTCGCCGAGCTGACCCGGTTCCTGGACGACGACTTCCCCGACGGCCACCCCTACGCCCGCATCCACGCGGTCCCGGGACCCGTCCAGGCCACCTCCGAGGGCGGCGTCCAGTCCCCGGCCCGCCCGCCCCTGTGGCTGCTCGGCTCCTCCGGCTTCAGCGCCCGGCTGGCCGGAATGCTCGGCCTGCCCTTCGCCTTCGCCCACCACTTCTCGGCCCAGAACACCATCCCGGCCCTGGAGCTGTACCGGGAGTCCTTCAAGCCGTCCGCGGTCCTGGACGCCCCGTACGCCCTGATCGGCGTCGCGGCCCTGGCCGCCGACGACGAGCGCGAGGCCCGCCGCCAGGTCCTGACCGGCGCCCTGTCCATGCTGCGCCTGCGCTCCGGGCGCCCCGGACTGGTCCCGACGCCCGAGGAGGCGGAGACGTACGCCTTCACCTCGATGGAGCGCGAGTTCATCGACAACTGGCTCGTCAACATCGTCCACGGCACCGCGGACGAGGTCCGCACCGGCCTCGACGACCTGGCCAAGCGCACCGGCGCCGACGAACTGATGATCACCGCCAACGCCCACGGCGGCGATGCCCGCCTGCACAGCTACGGACTCATCGCGGACGCGTACGGGCTGCCGGGGGCCTGA
- a CDS encoding maleate cis-trans isomerase family protein: protein MTTVGFLYPGHFAEDDYPRMEILLDSTIRLVVNHTECPDDAYREDALRALGAPGRLAAGAEELRRIGVESVVWACDGGSFLYGPQGARAQAAAVARELGVPVSSTSIGFVHAVRKLGATRVAVAATYPEEIAARFTAFLADEGIEVLATHAAGVATAAEAASWGPDRIEELATAADRPDAEAVLLPDTALHTVGHLTELEELLGKPVLTANQVTVREALRLADRHAWAARLGTLFAAREAPPAPAAPSARGLWGRGRKYAHGRNAYTRGTPEK from the coding sequence ATGACGACCGTCGGTTTCCTCTACCCGGGCCATTTCGCGGAGGACGACTATCCGCGGATGGAGATCCTGCTCGACAGCACCATCAGACTCGTCGTCAACCACACCGAGTGCCCCGACGACGCCTACCGCGAGGACGCCCTGCGGGCCCTGGGCGCACCCGGCCGGCTCGCGGCCGGCGCCGAGGAACTGCGACGGATCGGGGTCGAGTCCGTCGTCTGGGCCTGCGACGGCGGCAGCTTCCTGTACGGCCCGCAGGGCGCCCGCGCCCAGGCCGCGGCCGTGGCCCGCGAGCTGGGCGTGCCCGTCTCCAGCACCTCCATCGGCTTCGTCCACGCGGTACGGAAGCTGGGCGCCACCCGGGTCGCGGTCGCCGCGACGTACCCCGAGGAGATCGCCGCGCGCTTCACCGCGTTCCTGGCGGACGAGGGCATCGAGGTGCTCGCCACCCACGCGGCCGGTGTCGCCACGGCCGCCGAGGCCGCGTCGTGGGGCCCGGACCGGATCGAGGAGCTGGCCACCGCGGCCGACCGCCCGGACGCGGAGGCGGTACTGCTGCCCGACACGGCCCTGCACACGGTCGGCCACCTCACGGAACTGGAGGAGCTGCTCGGCAAGCCGGTCCTCACCGCGAACCAGGTGACCGTCCGGGAGGCCCTGCGGCTGGCCGACCGCCACGCCTGGGCCGCGAGGCTGGGCACGCTCTTCGCGGCCCGCGAAGCGCCTCCGGCCCCGGCGGCGCCGTCGGCCCGGGGACTCTGGGGGCGCGGCCGGAAGTACGCGCACGGCAGGAACGCGTACACCCGCGGAACCCCCGAGAAGTAG
- a CDS encoding D-2-hydroxyacid dehydrogenase — protein MREPVLLVLDADPSPRLGRLAGRVLVRHVDRAGLAAQLPRADVLLVWDLASDAVREAWPGDGPRPAWVHTASVGVDRLLCPELVGCDTVVTNARGVFEQPIAEYVAGLVLAFAKDLPGTLELQQRRRWRHRESVPVAGSRAVVVGAGPVGRAITRLLMGLGVEVALVGRTARRTIRGAGDLDRLAARADWVICAAPLTPRTHGMFDTRFFGLMQPSARFINVGRGPMVVEGDLVDALRKRWIAGAALDAFEREPLGPQSPLWDVPGLIVSPHMSGDAVGWRDRLGEQFVAMYELWLTGRPLPNVVDKRLGYIPGTDLDE, from the coding sequence ATGCGGGAGCCCGTCCTGCTCGTCCTGGACGCCGATCCGTCGCCCCGGCTCGGCCGGCTGGCCGGCCGGGTCCTGGTGCGTCACGTGGACAGGGCCGGTCTGGCCGCGCAGCTCCCCCGTGCCGATGTCCTGCTCGTCTGGGACCTCGCCTCCGACGCGGTGCGGGAGGCCTGGCCCGGCGACGGGCCGCGCCCGGCCTGGGTACACACGGCGAGCGTGGGCGTGGACCGGCTGCTCTGCCCGGAGCTGGTGGGGTGCGACACGGTGGTGACCAATGCCCGGGGGGTCTTCGAGCAGCCGATCGCCGAGTACGTGGCGGGGCTGGTGCTGGCGTTCGCGAAGGATCTCCCCGGCACGCTGGAGCTCCAGCAGCGGCGGCGGTGGCGCCACCGCGAGAGCGTCCCGGTCGCGGGCTCCCGTGCCGTGGTCGTCGGCGCCGGGCCGGTCGGCCGTGCCATCACCCGGCTGCTGATGGGGCTGGGCGTCGAGGTGGCGCTGGTGGGACGCACGGCCCGGCGCACGATCCGCGGGGCGGGCGATCTGGACCGGCTGGCGGCGCGGGCCGACTGGGTGATCTGCGCGGCGCCGCTGACCCCGCGGACGCACGGGATGTTCGACACCAGGTTCTTCGGGCTGATGCAGCCGTCGGCCCGGTTCATCAACGTGGGACGCGGCCCGATGGTCGTCGAGGGCGACCTCGTCGACGCGCTGCGCAAGCGGTGGATCGCGGGTGCGGCGCTCGACGCGTTCGAGCGGGAACCGCTCGGCCCGCAGAGCCCGCTGTGGGACGTGCCCGGCCTGATCGTGTCGCCGCACATGAGCGGTGACGCGGTGGGGTGGCGGGACCGGCTGGGTGAGCAGTTCGTCGCGATGTACGAACTGTGGCTGACCGGGCGGCCGTTGCCGAACGTGGTGGACAAACGGCTCGGCTACATCCCGGGGACGGATCTGGACGAGTGA
- the ehuB gene encoding ectoine/hydroxyectoine ABC transporter substrate-binding protein EhuB, translating into MADFPNLSRRGFLNRSAAVGGLLVVPGLLSACSKTGADSADGQGALAKLRKQGFVRVAYADEAPYGYMEGKQLKGEAPTLHREIFKALGVDELRPTLSEWDGLIPGLQASKYDVVSAGMAITPERCANALFSEPEFISPTAMMVKKGNPGNITDLASAKAAGITVGVMAGAVEGSYAEGAGIPKDRIKTLQKPQDGADAVKGGRVDAFLLTGISLRWLARTNAGTEVTDAFLPELDGKKQYSPGGAVFRKGNEELRDAFNRELKKIVSDRSRYVSLLQDFGFGATELPPATLKTADLCKG; encoded by the coding sequence ATGGCTGACTTCCCGAACCTGTCCCGCCGGGGCTTTCTCAACCGATCGGCGGCCGTGGGCGGTCTGCTCGTCGTCCCCGGCCTGCTCTCCGCCTGCAGCAAGACCGGCGCCGACTCCGCGGACGGCCAGGGAGCCCTCGCCAAGCTCCGCAAGCAGGGGTTCGTCCGGGTCGCGTACGCCGACGAGGCCCCGTACGGCTACATGGAGGGCAAGCAGCTCAAGGGCGAGGCGCCCACCCTGCACCGGGAGATCTTCAAGGCACTGGGTGTCGACGAGCTGAGGCCCACGCTCTCCGAGTGGGACGGGCTGATCCCGGGGCTGCAGGCCAGTAAGTACGACGTGGTCAGCGCCGGTATGGCGATCACCCCCGAGCGCTGTGCCAACGCCCTCTTCTCGGAGCCCGAGTTCATCTCGCCGACCGCGATGATGGTGAAGAAGGGCAACCCGGGGAACATCACCGATCTGGCGTCGGCGAAGGCGGCCGGGATCACCGTCGGTGTGATGGCGGGCGCGGTCGAGGGCTCGTACGCCGAGGGCGCGGGCATCCCCAAGGACAGGATCAAGACGCTGCAGAAGCCGCAGGACGGCGCGGACGCGGTCAAGGGCGGCCGGGTCGACGCGTTCCTGCTGACCGGCATCTCGCTGCGCTGGCTCGCCAGGACCAACGCGGGCACCGAGGTCACCGACGCCTTCCTGCCGGAGCTGGACGGGAAGAAGCAGTACAGCCCCGGCGGCGCCGTCTTCCGCAAGGGCAACGAGGAACTGCGGGACGCCTTCAACCGTGAGCTGAAGAAGATCGTCTCCGACAGGTCCCGCTATGTGAGCCTGCTCCAGGACTTCGGTTTCGGGGCCACCGAGCTCCCGCCGGCCACCCTGAAGACGGCCGATCTGTGCAAGGGCTGA
- the ehuC gene encoding ectoine/hydroxyectoine ABC transporter permease subunit EhuC, translating to MSDFFSAFMDDLPQLRSGLWVTLEATVLGALLALALSFVLGLMSISRLLLSRGVSRVVVEFFRGTSLYVQLFWFYYAMPPLTGYELSPLLCGVLAFGLNYGAYGAEVVRGAINSVPRAQYEAAVALNMTPLHRMRRVILPQAWVQMLPSLTNLLIQLLKCTPLLWLISAADLMTAVEKLRSRTGETLTAYVTLLVCYFVLAYALTLLMNLLERSAKRRLGLETGGRSLLRSRSGVTAAAAGGAR from the coding sequence ATGAGTGATTTCTTCTCCGCCTTCATGGACGATCTCCCACAGTTGCGCTCGGGCCTGTGGGTGACGCTGGAGGCCACGGTCCTGGGCGCCCTGCTGGCCCTGGCGCTGTCGTTCGTCCTCGGGCTGATGTCGATCAGCCGGCTGCTGCTGTCGCGCGGTGTCTCCCGGGTGGTCGTGGAGTTCTTCCGCGGCACTTCGCTGTACGTCCAGCTGTTCTGGTTCTACTACGCGATGCCGCCGCTGACGGGGTACGAGCTGTCGCCGCTGCTCTGCGGCGTCCTCGCCTTCGGCCTCAACTACGGGGCCTACGGCGCCGAGGTGGTGCGCGGGGCGATCAACTCCGTGCCGCGCGCCCAGTACGAGGCGGCGGTCGCGCTGAACATGACGCCGCTGCACCGGATGCGCAGGGTGATCCTTCCGCAGGCGTGGGTGCAGATGCTCCCCTCCCTCACCAACCTGCTGATCCAGCTGCTGAAGTGCACTCCGCTGCTGTGGCTCATCTCGGCGGCCGACCTGATGACCGCGGTCGAGAAGCTGCGCAGCCGCACCGGTGAGACGCTCACCGCGTATGTGACCCTGCTGGTCTGCTACTTCGTGCTGGCGTACGCGCTGACCCTGCTGATGAACCTGCTGGAGCGGTCCGCCAAACGGCGGCTCGGCCTGGAGACCGGCGGGCGCAGCCTGCTGAGGTCCCGCAGCGGTGTGACCGCCGCGGCCGCCGGAGGTGCCCGGTGA
- the ehuD gene encoding ectoine/hydroxyectoine ABC transporter permease subunit EhuD gives MNEGFDWNAVGEALPLLLQGFKVTLLATLLGTVVAAVLGLAIAVAGRAPSRFVTVPVRVVMEFIRSTPLLIQLVGAAAVFSSVEPLTIGVVVLGIHYATYTSEVYRAGIDGVPKGQWEACRALSMSPRRTWQAVILPQAVRNVLPALGNYAILMFKETPFLAVITVQEMVFEARAYGADHFVYTEVFTLAGVLFLVASYPTSLLMRKLEKRLGH, from the coding sequence GTGAACGAGGGATTCGACTGGAACGCCGTCGGCGAGGCCCTGCCCCTGCTCCTTCAGGGGTTCAAGGTCACCTTGCTGGCCACCCTGCTGGGCACGGTGGTCGCCGCGGTGCTCGGACTGGCCATCGCGGTCGCCGGACGGGCCCCGAGCCGGTTCGTGACCGTGCCGGTGCGGGTCGTGATGGAGTTCATCCGCTCCACCCCGCTGCTGATCCAACTCGTCGGCGCGGCTGCCGTGTTCAGTTCGGTGGAGCCGCTGACCATCGGCGTCGTGGTGCTGGGCATCCACTACGCCACGTACACCTCCGAGGTGTACCGCGCCGGGATCGACGGTGTGCCGAAGGGGCAGTGGGAGGCCTGCCGGGCGCTGTCGATGTCGCCCCGGCGCACCTGGCAGGCCGTGATCCTGCCGCAGGCGGTGCGCAACGTACTGCCCGCCCTCGGGAACTACGCGATCCTGATGTTCAAGGAGACCCCGTTCCTCGCCGTGATCACGGTGCAGGAGATGGTCTTCGAAGCCCGCGCGTACGGGGCCGATCACTTCGTGTACACCGAGGTGTTCACGCTCGCCGGAGTGCTCTTCCTGGTCGCGAGCTACCCGACGTCGCTCTTGATGAGAAAGCTGGAGAAGCGCCTTGGCCACTGA
- the ehuA gene encoding ectoine/hydroxyectoine ABC transporter ATP-binding protein EhuA translates to MATDSLPPQKNAATAPEDVVAVPASRDSAHPLVRFDKVVKRYGDHVVLDQLDFSVERGEHVTLIGPSGSGKTTILRLLMTLEKVSDGVIRINGDPLTHMLATDGSLKPASEKHLREARKKIGMVFQQFNLFPNMKVLQNITEAPVNVLGMDRDKAEARARELLDLVGLSAKTDAHPSQLSGGQQQRVAIARALAMEPEILLLDEVTSALDPELVAGVLELLGDIARNTDITMLCVTHEMNFARDVSEKVLMFDAGRVVESGSPEKIFSDPEHERTREFLNAVL, encoded by the coding sequence TTGGCCACTGATTCTCTCCCTCCGCAGAAGAACGCGGCCACGGCGCCCGAGGACGTCGTGGCGGTCCCCGCCTCCAGGGACAGCGCCCATCCGCTGGTCCGCTTCGACAAGGTGGTCAAGCGGTACGGCGACCATGTCGTCCTCGACCAGCTGGACTTCTCGGTCGAGCGCGGCGAGCACGTCACGCTGATCGGGCCCAGCGGCTCGGGCAAGACCACGATCCTGCGGCTGCTGATGACGCTGGAGAAGGTCAGCGACGGCGTGATCCGGATCAACGGCGACCCGCTGACGCACATGCTGGCGACGGACGGCTCGCTGAAGCCGGCGTCCGAGAAGCATCTGCGCGAGGCACGCAAGAAGATCGGGATGGTCTTCCAGCAGTTCAACCTCTTCCCGAACATGAAGGTGCTCCAGAACATCACCGAGGCGCCGGTCAACGTCCTGGGCATGGACCGCGACAAGGCGGAGGCCCGGGCCCGGGAGCTCCTCGACCTGGTCGGGCTGTCCGCGAAGACCGACGCCCACCCCTCGCAGCTCTCCGGCGGCCAGCAGCAGCGGGTCGCGATCGCGCGGGCGCTGGCGATGGAGCCGGAGATCCTGCTCCTGGACGAGGTGACGTCCGCGCTCGACCCGGAGCTGGTGGCGGGCGTACTGGAGCTGCTGGGTGACATCGCCAGGAACACCGACATCACCATGCTCTGTGTGACCCACGAGATGAACTTCGCCCGGGACGTCTCGGAGAAGGTACTGATGTTCGACGCCGGGCGGGTCGTCGAGTCCGGTTCGCCGGAAAAAATCTTCTCCGATCCCGAACACGAACGTACACGCGAATTCCTCAACGCGGTGCTGTGA